A DNA window from Rhinolophus sinicus isolate RSC01 linkage group LG10, ASM3656204v1, whole genome shotgun sequence contains the following coding sequences:
- the HRH1 gene encoding histamine H1 receptor, translating into MTLANSSNFSEDKMCEGNKTTMASPQLMPLVLVLSTISLVTVGLNLLVLCAVRSERKLHTVGNLYIVSLSVADLIVGAVVMPMNILYLLMSKWSLGWPLCLFWLSMDYVASTASIFSVFILCIDRYRSVQQPLRYLKYRTKTRASATILGAWFLSFLWVIPILGWKHFMPRSSGHREDKCETDFYDVTWFKIMTAIINFYLPTLLMLWFYAKIYKAVQQHCQHRELLNGSLPAFSRIKLKPENPKVGAKKTGKGSLWDVLKRKPKDAGGGPVLQQPPQDPREMKPPSVCNQEEDEVDKLHCVPLNVVQTQTEAEGSGRGYITINQSQSQLETDEQDLNTQGASEMSDDQILGDSQSFSPPDSDIPTEPGSGTGKPRSGSSAGLGYIKFTWKRLRSHSRQCVSGLHMNRERKAAKQLGFIMAAFILCWIPYFIFFLVIAFCESCCNEHVHMFTIWLGYFNSTLNPLIYPLCNENFKKTFKKILHIHS; encoded by the coding sequence ATGACCCTTGCCAATTCCTCCAATTTCTCAGAAGACAAGATGTGTGAAGGGAACAAGACCACCATGGCCAGCCCCCAACTGATGCCCCTGGTGTTGGTCCTGAGTACCATCTCCTTGGTGACCGTGGGGCTCAACCTGCTGGTCCTGTGTGCTGTGCGGAGTGAGCGGAAGCTGCATACTGTGGGGAACCTCTACATCGTCAGCCTCTCCGTGGCAGACCTGATTGTGGGAGCTGTCGTCATGCCCATGAACATCCTCTACCTCCTCATGTCCAAGTGGTCCCTGGGCTGGCCTCTCTGCCTCTTTTGGCTTTCCATGGACTACGTGGCCAGCACAGCATCCattttcagtgtcttcatcttaTGCATTGATCGCTACCGCTCTGTCCAGCAGCCCCTCAGATACTTGAAGTATCGCACCAAGACCCGAGCGTCAGCCACCATCTTGGGGGCCTGGTTTCTCTCATTCCTGTGGGTTATTCCCATTCTGGGCTGGAAGCACTTCATGCCTCGTAGCTCAGGGCACCGGGAGGACAAGTGTGAGACAGACTTCTACGATGTCACCTGGTTCAAGATCATGACCGCCATCATCAACTTCTACCTGCCCACCTTGCTCATGCTCTGGTTCTACGCCAAGATCTACAAGGCCGTGCAGCAGCACTGTCAGCACCGGGAGCTCCTCAACGGGTCCCTCCCTGCTTTCTCCAGAATTAAGCTGAAGCCAGAGAACCCCAAGGTGGGGGCCAAGAAAACAGGGAAGGGGTCTCTATGGGACGTTCTCAAAAGGAAGCCGAAAGATGCTGGCGGTGGACCTGTCTTGCAACAACCACCCCAAGACCCAAGGGAGATGAAACCCCCAAGTGTCTGCAACCAAGAGGAGGATGAAGTGGACAAACTCCACTGCGTCCCACTGAACGTTGTGCAAACGCAGACGGAGGCCGAGGGGAGCGGCAGAGGCTACATCACCATCAACCAGAGCCAGAGCCAGCTTGAGACCGATGAGCAGGACCTGAACACGCAGGGGGCCAGCGAGATGTCAGACGATCAGATCCTAGGGGATAGCCAGTCCTTCTCCCCGCCAGACTCAGACATCCCCACGGAGCCGGGATCGGGGACAGGCAAACCAAGAAGTGGGTCTAGCGCAGGCCTGGGTTACATCAAGTTCACTTGGAAGAGGCTCCGCTCACATTCAAGACAGTGTGTGTCTGGGTTGCACATGAACCGAGAACGGAAGGCCGCCAAGCAATTGGGTTTTATCATGGCCGCCTTCATCCTGTGCTGGATTCCGTACTTCATCTTCTTCCTGGTCATTGCTTTCTGCGAGAGCTGTTGCAACGAACATGTGCACATGTTCACCATCTGGCTGGGCTACTTCAACTCCACACTGAACCCCCTCATCTACCCTTTGTGCAATGAGAACTTCAAGAAGACATTCAAGAAAATTCTGCACATTCACTCCTAA